A stretch of the Nosocomiicoccus ampullae genome encodes the following:
- the tenA gene encoding thiaminase II, translating to MKFSEKARELSKQFWDGSHNHPFVTGLADGSLSEESFRYYLIQDGYYLIHFSRLFGEIGDRAESNEVKDIMFKNKEDLEAGEIAVREEFFKEKNITDEEFDNTEIAPTADHYIAHMYRQIVESEDYIGVAVAGLLPCPWLYQDIGAELIKHQSPVPIYQSWIDTYVTDEFNNLTERHIDLCDKLYDKANDDQKERMLNAFFMSVRFEYLFFDMAYKQEDWIKL from the coding sequence ATGAAGTTCAGTGAGAAAGCTCGCGAATTATCAAAACAATTTTGGGATGGAAGTCACAATCATCCATTTGTGACTGGCTTGGCAGATGGTTCATTAAGTGAGGAATCATTTAGATATTATCTTATTCAAGATGGTTACTACTTAATCCACTTTTCTCGTCTTTTTGGAGAAATTGGAGACCGTGCAGAAAGCAACGAAGTAAAAGATATTATGTTTAAAAACAAAGAAGACCTAGAAGCAGGAGAAATTGCAGTTCGTGAAGAGTTCTTTAAAGAAAAAAACATTACAGACGAAGAATTTGATAACACAGAAATTGCACCAACTGCAGATCATTACATTGCTCATATGTATAGACAAATTGTAGAATCTGAAGATTACATCGGTGTTGCGGTTGCTGGACTATTACCATGCCCGTGGTTATACCAAGATATCGGTGCAGAATTAATTAAACATCAATCACCTGTACCAATTTATCAAAGCTGGATTGATACGTACGTCACAGACGAGTTTAACAATTTAACTGAAAGACATATCGATTTATGCGATAAATTATACGACAAAGCAAACGATGACCAAAAAGAAAGAATGTTAAACGCGTTCTTTATGAGTGTTAGATTCGAGTACTTATTCTTTGATATGGCATATAAACAAGAAG